From Deltaproteobacteria bacterium, one genomic window encodes:
- a CDS encoding M15 family peptidase: MSIYFNELIDFQGRPSSFNHWDPDDPAQKNNSSAFNFRMDTQSPGKASIHGYGLAIDLNPFYNPARVADGKIEPLGAETFLDRSVQHKGMVRENDDVFQFMTRHGWAWGGFFKSGFDPMHFEKIVTRQYIIDSLHYAPNDWGIESSL, from the coding sequence ATGTCAATTTATTTCAATGAGTTGATTGATTTTCAGGGGCGACCAAGTAGCTTTAACCATTGGGATCCCGACGATCCAGCCCAGAAAAACAACTCCTCGGCCTTCAATTTCCGCATGGACACCCAGTCGCCCGGCAAGGCCTCCATCCATGGCTACGGACTGGCCATCGACCTGAACCCGTTCTACAATCCGGCCAGGGTCGCCGACGGCAAGATCGAGCCCCTGGGGGCGGAAACGTTTCTGGACCGTTCCGTCCAGCACAAGGGCATGGTCCGGGAAAACGACGATGTGTTTCAGTTCATGACCAGGCACGGCTGGGCCTGGGGCGGTTTCTTCAAGTCGGGCTTCGACCCCATGCATTTCGAGAAGATCGTGACTCGGCAATACATCATCGATTCCCTGCACTATGCCCCCAACGACTGGGGTATCGAGTCGTCATTATGA